A stretch of Alligator mississippiensis isolate rAllMis1 chromosome 14, rAllMis1, whole genome shotgun sequence DNA encodes these proteins:
- the LOC132244867 gene encoding uncharacterized protein LOC132244867, translating into MWALVYLLKLLSLLGISNPAIMPTCCKCPQNGGGTLTEANYKLSKSTILSALLQPISRCCPCREIIIQSGDTTPLCVKPDPEIWSAILKDWPSSLQPVNNIWEPKGTPTNTWVGNSWVALLKDSARALTNESCLLCALTPVSSDERVPFLPIPLNRTGIVSDWGFNRNFSLRYNGSGRIMVAKVTGSICISQHGSGFKVGQSRCKETWISKEIAPWEGAWTCANVSYNNFDNCNCLLSKEWISVWGINCTHYRNGTKVNGSSTKRSSLTLTLKSSRSTITNEACGLWWICGRWAYKQLPANWAETCYLGALIPGVWITQPKTHRAKQNTDVSFKDITAGGAF; encoded by the coding sequence atgtgggccctagtctatttgttgaagctcttgtcccttttaggtatatcAAACCCAGCTATTATGCCCACCTGTTGTAAGTGTCCCCAAAACGGGGGTGGAACCCTCACTGAGGCTAACTACAAACTTTCAAAGTCTACAATACTTAGTGCCCTCCTGCAACCCATTTCCCGGTGCTGCCCGTGTCGAGAAATTATAATTCAATCCGGCGATACAACACCGCTGTGTGTAAAGCCAGACCCAGAAATCTGGTCTGCAATTCTCAAAGATTGGCCTTCAAGCCTTCAACCTGTCAATAATATATGGGAACCTAAAGGCACACCTACAAATACATGGGTGGGAAATTCATGGGTGGCCCTTCTGAAAGACTCAGCTCGGGCTCTAACTAACGAAAGTTGTCTTTTGTGCGcacttactcctgtttctagtgatgagaGAGTCCCTTTCTTGCCTATCCCCCTCAATAGAACTGGTATAGTCTCAGATTGGGGTTTTAACCGGAATTTCTCTTTGCGATATAATGGTTCTGGGAGAATTATGGTGGCAAAAGTTACTGGATCTATTTGCATTTCCCAACACGGAAGTGGATTTAAAGTGGGACAGTCAAGGTGCAAGGAAACATGGATTTCTAAGGAAATCGCCCCCTGGGAAGGTGCATGGACATGCGCAAATGTCTCATATAACAATTTTGACAATTGTAACTGCCTATTGAGTAAGGAGTGGATTTCAGTTTGGGGCATTAATTGTACCCACTATCGAAATGGTACCAAGGTGAATGGGAGTTCAACAAAAAGAagctcactaactctaactttaAAGAGCTCTCGTTCCACCATCACAAATgaagcctgtgggctatggtggatttgtggGCGATGGGCATATAAACAGCTTCCCGCCAATTGGGCTGAGACTTGTTATTTGGGGGCTTTAATTCCGGGTGTTTGGATAACACAACCCAAAACTCATCGAGCCAAACAAAATACTGATGTTTCTTTTAAGGACATTACAGCAGGGGGAGCCTTCTGA